The following are encoded in a window of Armatimonas rosea genomic DNA:
- the trxB gene encoding thioredoxin-disulfide reductase, translated as MSELRDIVIIGSGPAGLTAAIYAARAELKPLVFEGPQPGGQLTITTEVENFPGFAHPIEGPELMDAMREQAIRVGTEVRMDWIGKVDLSQRPFAIETTTGEVVHAKTLVIATGASAKWLGLESETILRSTPSGAVSACATCDGFFHKGKDVIVVGGGDTAMEEAMYLTRICNSVTVIHRRDTLRASKIMADRALKNPKIKFIWDSGIEEILGVEEKKARGVRVKNLKTGEISEIAAGAVFIAIGHQPNTSLFTGQLPMDETGYLVTDGVKTPIEGCFAAGDVYDTVYRQAVTAAGMGCMAAIEAIRFIEAEESH; from the coding sequence ATGAGCGAACTACGCGATATCGTCATTATCGGCAGCGGCCCCGCGGGCCTCACCGCCGCCATCTACGCCGCCCGCGCGGAGCTAAAACCGCTGGTCTTTGAAGGCCCCCAGCCCGGCGGCCAGCTCACGATCACGACCGAGGTGGAGAACTTCCCTGGCTTTGCCCATCCCATCGAGGGCCCGGAGCTCATGGACGCCATGCGCGAGCAAGCCATCCGTGTCGGCACCGAGGTGCGGATGGATTGGATTGGGAAGGTTGATCTCTCTCAGAGGCCCTTTGCCATTGAGACCACAACGGGCGAGGTGGTTCATGCTAAGACCCTGGTCATTGCAACAGGCGCATCGGCCAAGTGGCTCGGACTGGAGAGCGAGACGATCCTACGTAGCACTCCCAGTGGTGCTGTCTCCGCCTGTGCTACCTGTGATGGTTTCTTCCACAAGGGCAAGGATGTAATCGTGGTGGGAGGGGGCGACACGGCGATGGAAGAGGCGATGTACCTAACCCGCATCTGCAACTCTGTGACCGTCATTCATCGCCGGGATACGCTTCGTGCCAGCAAGATCATGGCAGACCGTGCTTTGAAGAACCCCAAGATCAAGTTTATTTGGGACAGTGGGATTGAGGAGATTCTGGGAGTTGAGGAGAAGAAGGCTCGTGGTGTGCGGGTGAAGAATCTCAAGACAGGTGAGATAAGTGAAATCGCTGCTGGAGCGGTCTTTATTGCCATTGGTCACCAGCCCAACACAAGCCTCTTCACAGGGCAGCTTCCTATGGACGAGACCGGCTACTTGGTCACCGATGGTGTCAAGACCCCGATTGAGGGCTGTTTTGCCGCGGGCGATGTCTACGACACGGTCTACCGGCAAGCAGTGACGGCGGCGGGGATGGGCTGCATGGCCGCGATTGAGGCCATTCGCTTTATCGAGGCCGAAGAGAGCCACTAG
- the acpS gene encoding holo-ACP synthase, protein MDSSPLTPAGRGDKEEKDFVSPPLHGGWGAGQNVVAVGVDLTDVPRIRKALGEFPERFVKRILTESEAAYCLSRPDPAPHIAARFAAKEAVIKCLGGGVAFKEICVERALSGAPSIALTGKAAELAAGRKILISLTHLPEIACAFAVLVEAGEHNLSHADTGA, encoded by the coding sequence ATGGATTCTTCCCCCCTAACCCCCGCCGGGCGGGGGGACAAAGAGGAAAAAGACTTTGTTTCCCCCCCGTTGCACGGGGGCTGGGGGGCAGGACAAAACGTTGTCGCAGTGGGTGTCGATCTGACCGATGTTCCGCGCATTCGCAAGGCGCTCGGGGAGTTCCCCGAGCGCTTTGTCAAGCGTATCCTCACCGAGAGCGAGGCGGCCTACTGTCTCTCCCGCCCCGACCCTGCGCCCCATATCGCTGCCCGCTTCGCCGCCAAAGAGGCGGTCATCAAGTGCCTCGGGGGCGGGGTGGCGTTTAAAGAGATCTGTGTCGAGCGGGCGCTGAGCGGCGCGCCCAGTATCGCGCTCACCGGAAAAGCCGCCGAGCTCGCCGCGGGCCGGAAGATCCTTATCTCCCTCACCCACCTCCCCGAGATCGCCTGCGCCTTTGCGGTGCTCGTCGAGGCAGGTGAGCACAACTTAAGTCACGCCGACACAGGCGCGTAG
- a CDS encoding DUF6707 family protein, producing MPERIVEAICLPNSFDAVGDTSPFMARMKHRASKDFRWSTSRALEDAMYLAYWSYVFQRDQDALETCTFLTQYAFADNHKLWGWVERTLALQARLLHSVGETELARACIERIRVAGFVEARLEGRLTSGYQRNIAHTQSDGRKTSERDWRAIYATELCVLIELGGSSVLPVAQLEELWQENLSWLRACVGVT from the coding sequence ATGCCCGAGCGCATTGTCGAGGCGATCTGCCTCCCTAACTCATTCGATGCCGTAGGCGACACAAGCCCCTTTATGGCACGTATGAAACACCGAGCCTCGAAGGACTTCCGCTGGAGTACATCGCGCGCCCTGGAGGACGCGATGTACTTAGCGTACTGGTCTTATGTCTTCCAGCGCGACCAAGATGCCCTAGAGACATGCACATTTCTCACTCAGTATGCCTTTGCCGATAACCATAAACTCTGGGGGTGGGTGGAGCGTACGCTGGCTCTCCAAGCCCGCTTGCTACACTCGGTTGGGGAAACGGAACTCGCCCGAGCTTGTATTGAGCGTATACGGGTGGCTGGTTTCGTGGAGGCACGCCTTGAGGGGCGGCTAACCTCCGGCTACCAGAGAAATATTGCACATACTCAATCGGATGGACGGAAAACGAGCGAGCGGGACTGGAGAGCCATCTACGCCACAGAGCTTTGTGTCCTGATTGAGCTCGGTGGTTCCTCTGTTTTGCCCGTTGCGCAGCTTGAGGAGCTATGGCAGGAGAACTTATCCTGGCTACGCGCCTGTGTCGGCGTGACTTAA
- a CDS encoding VOC family protein codes for MATHGLNHINIRAPRPLLDSVRDFYCEIVGLHEGFRPPFPGFGYWLYAEGATDAAVVHLYEAEEGEIHQKETPTYFDHFAFDCTDFVAVEALLNEKGVPFHKTTIPLTGQLQFFIVDPAGNRVELNFGTP; via the coding sequence ATGGCAACTCATGGCCTAAACCACATCAATATCCGCGCCCCACGCCCCCTGCTCGACTCCGTCCGCGATTTCTACTGCGAGATTGTCGGGCTGCACGAGGGCTTCCGCCCGCCGTTCCCCGGCTTTGGCTACTGGCTCTACGCCGAGGGCGCCACCGACGCCGCAGTCGTGCACCTCTACGAGGCCGAGGAGGGCGAGATCCACCAGAAAGAAACCCCGACCTACTTCGACCACTTTGCCTTCGACTGCACCGATTTTGTCGCGGTCGAGGCGCTACTCAATGAAAAAGGCGTCCCGTTTCACAAGACCACGATCCCCCTCACCGGCCAGCTCCAGTTCTTTATCGTGGACCCGGCGGGCAACCGTGTCGAGCTGAACTTCGGGACACCCTAG
- a CDS encoding HEAT repeat domain-containing protein: MALPELASPDTRRRIAGHLVNLASDDDATATQAELRLLRFGTKAIGQLLELVGNENPRVRLRVAYLLGKTGAPEVFPVVAAFVHDPDDLVRYDAVMSLGYLGDPRAIPLLKELATHWDDPACVASAACMSLARFGIDTDDSCYNAAPNPH; this comes from the coding sequence ATGGCACTACCAGAGCTAGCTTCGCCAGACACGCGGCGGCGGATTGCGGGGCATTTGGTGAACCTGGCCAGCGACGACGACGCCACGGCGACTCAGGCAGAGCTGCGGCTCCTGCGTTTTGGGACAAAGGCTATCGGGCAGCTTCTGGAGCTGGTTGGTAACGAGAACCCGCGCGTCCGGCTTCGGGTGGCCTATCTTCTGGGCAAGACCGGCGCACCGGAGGTATTTCCCGTCGTTGCCGCGTTTGTCCACGACCCCGATGACTTGGTGCGCTACGATGCCGTTATGTCGCTGGGGTATCTCGGAGACCCACGGGCGATTCCACTACTGAAAGAGCTCGCTACCCACTGGGACGATCCCGCCTGTGTCGCCAGCGCGGCCTGCATGAGCCTGGCACGGTTTGGGATCGACACCGACGATTCGTGCTACAATGCGGCACCAAATCCTCACTGA
- a CDS encoding SMI1/KNR4 family protein, with product MLTVQDYVRRYFDMRAAQLLDAPPEIRAEFTFRETPQPPKPLQALESRLPVALPATFRTYLTCGSFAAIEAGDYMLPGVPKDDPLTLAETFLLCNELWPLGYLQFGCGPCGDPLCFDIAQATQSTDYPIVCIDHDQAPHNAWQNREALQPACQTVAPSFLALLAKLCDPREI from the coding sequence ATGCTCACCGTGCAGGACTACGTGCGGCGCTACTTCGACATGCGCGCCGCACAGCTTCTCGACGCGCCACCTGAGATTCGCGCAGAGTTTACATTTCGTGAGACGCCCCAGCCCCCAAAGCCTCTCCAGGCACTAGAGTCGCGGCTTCCCGTCGCACTCCCGGCCACGTTTCGCACCTACCTGACCTGCGGCAGCTTTGCGGCAATCGAGGCGGGTGACTATATGTTGCCCGGTGTGCCCAAAGACGATCCTCTCACGCTGGCGGAGACTTTTCTCCTCTGCAACGAGCTCTGGCCACTCGGCTACCTACAGTTCGGATGCGGACCTTGTGGCGACCCGCTCTGCTTCGATATAGCCCAAGCCACACAGAGCACTGACTATCCCATTGTCTGCATCGACCATGACCAGGCCCCACACAATGCCTGGCAAAACCGAGAGGCCCTCCAGCCCGCCTGCCAGACAGTCGCTCCCTCATTTCTCGCCCTTCTAGCCAAGCTTTGTGACCCGAGGGAGATATAG
- a CDS encoding ester cyclase, whose product MLQDPESVLRAWYEQVWNQGREAAIDELLADDAKAHGLVDAEGNTARGPASFKQVFHTFRTAFPDLCITLDEVVAQRDICAVRCTVRGTHLGDSLGIPATGKKVEFTGMNFARISEGKIVEGWNNFDFATMQAQLQ is encoded by the coding sequence ATGTTGCAAGACCCCGAGAGCGTTTTACGTGCGTGGTACGAACAGGTCTGGAACCAAGGGCGGGAGGCGGCTATCGACGAGCTCCTCGCCGACGATGCCAAGGCCCATGGGCTTGTCGATGCGGAGGGAAACACCGCGCGTGGCCCGGCGAGCTTCAAGCAGGTCTTCCACACGTTCCGCACCGCCTTCCCCGATCTGTGCATCACCCTCGACGAAGTGGTCGCCCAGCGCGATATCTGCGCGGTGCGCTGCACGGTGCGCGGCACCCACCTGGGCGACTCGCTAGGCATTCCCGCCACGGGCAAGAAAGTGGAGTTCACGGGCATGAACTTCGCCCGAATCTCCGAGGGCAAGATTGTCGAGGGCTGGAACAACTTCGACTTTGCCACGATGCAAGCCCAGCTCCAATGA